The Coffea arabica cultivar ET-39 chromosome 3c, Coffea Arabica ET-39 HiFi, whole genome shotgun sequence genome contains a region encoding:
- the LOC113734522 gene encoding calmodulin-binding transcription activator 2-like isoform X1 codes for MVGGGQKSWNPPAHQANWQGDCSSPMQGVPLGQNLIPDSAYYGKGSLWEQKSLSALLQSAADPFYMRHDGQEDEAVERDVQKLRQNVEAGYMMSYKAENGMPSAGSGNCSLVLKQPHLSGIQAEESLKKVDSFSRWMAKELGEVEELPLQSTNGYSWSVIQTEDVVGDSCTPTQLQLDADTLNFSLSQDQLFSITDFSPNWAYSRLETKVYLKGLYRSNTIPKKKKPVIAVKMVFDLKTTRPIVLMFCSRWESCSYFCIELYYSLLWMGNH; via the exons ATGGTTGGTGGTGGACAGAAGTCCTGGAATCCCCCAGCACACCAAGCAAATTGGCAG GGAGATTGTTCATCGCCCATGCAAGGAGTGCCACTTGGTCAGAATCTGATTCCGGATTCAGCTTATTATGGCAAAGGAAGTTTATGGGAGCAGAAATCTCTTTCTGCACTTCTTCAATCTGCTGCAGATCCATTTTACATGAGGCATGATGGGCAAGAAGACGAAGCTGTGGAAAGGGACGTGCAAAAACTGCGACAAAATGTAGAAGCCGGATATATGATGAGTTACAAGGCTGAGAATGGTATGCCTTCTGCAGGGTCTGGAAACTGCTCTTTGGTTCTGAAGCAGCCACATCTGAGTGGAATCCAAGCAGAAGAAAGCTTGAAGAAAGTGGACAGCTTCTCCCGATGGATGGCTAAAGAATTAGGTGAAGTTGAGGAATTGCCTTTGCAATCAACCAATGGATACTCATGGAGTGTGATACAGACTGAGGATGTGGTTGGTGATTCCTGTACTCCCACCCAGCTGCAACTGGATGCAGACACATTAAATTTCTCACTCTCCCAAGATCAACTATTTAGCATCACTGATTTTTCACCAAATTGGGCTTACTCAAGGTTGGAGACCAAGGTATATTTGAAGGGACTATACC GTTCTAACACGATTcccaagaagaagaagccaGTCATTGCTGTGAAAATGGTTTTTGATTTGAAGACTACAAGGCCTATCGTGCTCATGTTTTGTTCTAGATGGGAATCGTGCTCATATTTTTGTATAGAACTTTACTACTCTCTATTGTGGATGGGAAATCACTAG
- the LOC113734522 gene encoding calmodulin-binding transcription activator 2-like isoform X3 — translation MVGGGQKSWNPPAHQANWQGDCSSPMQGVPLGQNLIPDSAYYGKGSLWEQKSLSALLQSAADPFYMRHDGQEDEAVERDVQKLRQNVEAGYMMSYKAENGMPSAGSGNCSLVLKQPHLSGIQAEESLKKVDSFSRWMAKELGEVEELPLQSTNGYSWSVIQTEDVVGDSCTPTQLQLDADTLNFSLSQDQLFSITDFSPNWAYSRLETKVLTRFPRRRSQSLL, via the exons ATGGTTGGTGGTGGACAGAAGTCCTGGAATCCCCCAGCACACCAAGCAAATTGGCAG GGAGATTGTTCATCGCCCATGCAAGGAGTGCCACTTGGTCAGAATCTGATTCCGGATTCAGCTTATTATGGCAAAGGAAGTTTATGGGAGCAGAAATCTCTTTCTGCACTTCTTCAATCTGCTGCAGATCCATTTTACATGAGGCATGATGGGCAAGAAGACGAAGCTGTGGAAAGGGACGTGCAAAAACTGCGACAAAATGTAGAAGCCGGATATATGATGAGTTACAAGGCTGAGAATGGTATGCCTTCTGCAGGGTCTGGAAACTGCTCTTTGGTTCTGAAGCAGCCACATCTGAGTGGAATCCAAGCAGAAGAAAGCTTGAAGAAAGTGGACAGCTTCTCCCGATGGATGGCTAAAGAATTAGGTGAAGTTGAGGAATTGCCTTTGCAATCAACCAATGGATACTCATGGAGTGTGATACAGACTGAGGATGTGGTTGGTGATTCCTGTACTCCCACCCAGCTGCAACTGGATGCAGACACATTAAATTTCTCACTCTCCCAAGATCAACTATTTAGCATCACTGATTTTTCACCAAATTGGGCTTACTCAAGGTTGGAGACCAAG GTTCTAACACGATTcccaagaagaagaagccaGTCATTGCTGTGA
- the LOC113734522 gene encoding calmodulin-binding transcription activator 2-like isoform X2, which produces MQGVPLGQNLIPDSAYYGKGSLWEQKSLSALLQSAADPFYMRHDGQEDEAVERDVQKLRQNVEAGYMMSYKAENGMPSAGSGNCSLVLKQPHLSGIQAEESLKKVDSFSRWMAKELGEVEELPLQSTNGYSWSVIQTEDVVGDSCTPTQLQLDADTLNFSLSQDQLFSITDFSPNWAYSRLETKVYLKGLYRSNTIPKKKKPVIAVKMVFDLKTTRPIVLMFCSRWESCSYFCIELYYSLLWMGNH; this is translated from the exons ATGCAAGGAGTGCCACTTGGTCAGAATCTGATTCCGGATTCAGCTTATTATGGCAAAGGAAGTTTATGGGAGCAGAAATCTCTTTCTGCACTTCTTCAATCTGCTGCAGATCCATTTTACATGAGGCATGATGGGCAAGAAGACGAAGCTGTGGAAAGGGACGTGCAAAAACTGCGACAAAATGTAGAAGCCGGATATATGATGAGTTACAAGGCTGAGAATGGTATGCCTTCTGCAGGGTCTGGAAACTGCTCTTTGGTTCTGAAGCAGCCACATCTGAGTGGAATCCAAGCAGAAGAAAGCTTGAAGAAAGTGGACAGCTTCTCCCGATGGATGGCTAAAGAATTAGGTGAAGTTGAGGAATTGCCTTTGCAATCAACCAATGGATACTCATGGAGTGTGATACAGACTGAGGATGTGGTTGGTGATTCCTGTACTCCCACCCAGCTGCAACTGGATGCAGACACATTAAATTTCTCACTCTCCCAAGATCAACTATTTAGCATCACTGATTTTTCACCAAATTGGGCTTACTCAAGGTTGGAGACCAAGGTATATTTGAAGGGACTATACC GTTCTAACACGATTcccaagaagaagaagccaGTCATTGCTGTGAAAATGGTTTTTGATTTGAAGACTACAAGGCCTATCGTGCTCATGTTTTGTTCTAGATGGGAATCGTGCTCATATTTTTGTATAGAACTTTACTACTCTCTATTGTGGATGGGAAATCACTAG
- the LOC113733804 gene encoding acid phosphatase 1-like, whose translation MPVVDCRLPFVRKLMARSVGILLAIFCFLLGSAAADCNILKEKGKDGLQITLKNYCEAWRMNVELHNIRDFDVVPDECVSYMGKYMTSTQYKVDSERTIHESIVYLSTSCNLKKDGTDAWIFDIDDTLLSTVPYYKKNGFGGKKLNLTSLEEWMTKGKAPALQHSLKLFNELKSRGVRIILVSSRMEHLRSATVDNLVNEGFFGWNSLLLRGADDACKDIQGFKSDVRKQLISKGYRIWGILGDQWSSIEGLPSANRTFKLPNPLYYRA comes from the exons ATGCCCGTTGTAGATTGCCGACTACCCTTTGTGAGGAAATTGATGGCAAGAAGTGTTGGCATTTTGTTAGCTATCTTTTGCTTCCTGCTAGGCTCAGCTGCAGCAGATTGCAACATTCTCAAGGAGAAAGGGAAAGATGGACTTCAAATCACCTTGAAGAACTACTGTGAGGCTTGGAGGATGAATGTTGAGCTCCATAACATCAGGGATTTTGATGTTGTGCCTGATGAATGTGTTTCATACATGGGCAAATACATGACATCAACTCAATACAAGGTGGATTCTGAGAGGACTATTCATGAATCCATTGTCTATCTCAGCACCAGCTGCAATCTCAAGAAAGATGGCACAGATGCTTGGATCTTTGACATTGATGATACTCTTTTGTCCACTGTCCCTTACTACAAGAAAAATGGTTTTGG GGGAAAGAAGTTGAACTTGACCTCTTTGGAAGAGTGGATGACCAAGGGCAAAGCACCAGCTCTTCAGCACTCTCTGAAGCTTTTCAATGAGCTTAAATCACGAGGAGTTCGGATCATTTTGGTTTCTTCAAGGATGGAGCATCTCAGATCTGCCACAGTCGACAACCTTGTCAATGAGGGCTTCTTTGGCTGGAATAGTCTCTTATTAAG GGGAGCTGATGATGCATGCAAGGACATCCAGGGATTCAAATCTGATGTAAGGAAACAATTGATCAGCAAGGGATATCGCATTTGGGGCATTCTTGGTGACCAATGGAGCAGCATTGAGGGGCTTCCAAGTGCAAATAGAACATTTAAACTTCCAAATCCTTTGTATTATAGAGCCTAA